One Alistipes sp. ZOR0009 genomic region harbors:
- a CDS encoding WG repeat-containing protein: MGKITLKTFMISCVCFIALSCSNNQNKVNFELIPVKTGEKWGYVNKKGEYKINPQFKDAQFFRDGLAKVLSVDGKVGYITEDGKYKIPAKFKEGTPFKEGFAFVVVDGGYPTCINKSGETIFQLKQAKYAFGFSEGLAMFQTTDDKFGFVDESGKVVVNPQFEFTRPFNEGYAAVCQNKKWGFINKSGKIVINPQFQGVMDFHNGKASFYNGKQSGFIDVKGNYVINPQFDYAMSISEGMASIYSGKLFGFISENGKIIVNPQFEEAFSFKNNLALIKQNDKYGYINKEGKIEINPQFDEATMFFGDVAYVKNADKWGVIDKTGKYLINPQFDEMKSYLSDYNLEMVYNFNLEHLPSVKTDYYNVTSFIKKFFERATNNAFDGFNDFSTLQNIVNHPLYGSSLTDNGEYVAECDEIHEITEEIYINKTIFFFSQPIYTLVSDSWYNTTKQFNLSEELSAIEYQFSFTGNAIDKGGAIANGLKDEIGKRYGINFECKKGDYIGYQKNGKLNFIIVNNDYWVSLYVAFSKENVDKLLLSNASSDSIDNTTAVPL; the protein is encoded by the coding sequence ATGGGAAAAATTACATTGAAAACATTCATGATTAGTTGTGTGTGTTTTATCGCCCTATCATGTTCGAATAATCAAAACAAGGTTAACTTCGAACTAATTCCAGTAAAAACGGGAGAGAAGTGGGGATATGTTAACAAAAAAGGGGAATACAAAATTAACCCACAATTTAAAGACGCACAATTCTTTCGTGATGGCTTAGCAAAAGTTTTGTCAGTTGACGGTAAAGTAGGATACATTACTGAAGATGGAAAATATAAAATACCTGCAAAATTTAAGGAAGGAACTCCTTTTAAAGAAGGATTCGCATTTGTTGTTGTTGATGGAGGTTACCCAACTTGTATTAATAAATCGGGAGAAACAATATTTCAGTTAAAGCAGGCAAAATATGCTTTTGGGTTTTCAGAAGGTCTTGCAATGTTTCAAACCACTGATGACAAGTTTGGTTTTGTTGACGAATCAGGAAAAGTAGTAGTAAATCCGCAGTTTGAATTTACACGCCCTTTCAACGAAGGCTATGCAGCTGTATGTCAGAATAAAAAATGGGGATTTATCAACAAATCAGGGAAAATTGTGATCAATCCTCAATTTCAAGGAGTAATGGATTTTCATAATGGGAAAGCTTCTTTTTATAATGGCAAGCAATCTGGATTTATAGACGTAAAAGGAAACTATGTAATTAATCCACAATTTGATTATGCAATGTCAATTAGTGAAGGAATGGCCTCAATCTATTCAGGAAAACTATTCGGTTTTATTAGTGAGAATGGTAAGATAATTGTAAATCCACAATTTGAAGAGGCTTTTTCCTTTAAAAACAACCTAGCACTGATAAAACAAAATGATAAATATGGCTATATTAATAAAGAAGGAAAAATTGAAATCAATCCACAATTCGATGAAGCCACTATGTTCTTTGGAGATGTCGCCTATGTAAAAAATGCGGATAAGTGGGGTGTAATTGATAAAACGGGTAAATATCTCATTAATCCTCAATTCGATGAGATGAAGTCTTATTTATCTGATTATAATTTAGAAATGGTTTACAACTTTAACTTAGAACATCTACCTTCTGTAAAAACAGACTATTATAATGTAACTAGTTTTATTAAAAAATTCTTTGAACGAGCAACGAACAATGCATTTGACGGATTTAATGATTTTTCAACACTACAAAACATTGTAAATCACCCGCTTTACGGAAGCAGCCTGACAGATAATGGGGAATATGTAGCAGAATGCGATGAGATACATGAAATCACGGAAGAAATTTATATTAATAAAACCATATTCTTTTTTTCACAACCAATTTATACGCTGGTATCGGACAGCTGGTATAATACAACAAAACAATTTAATTTATCTGAAGAACTATCTGCAATTGAATATCAATTCTCTTTTACAGGTAATGCTATTGATAAAGGTGGAGCAATTGCTAATGGATTAAAAGATGAAATAGGGAAACGATATGGAATAAATTTTGAATGCAAAAAAGGAGATTATATTGGCTATCAAAAAAATGGAAAACTGAATTTTATAATTGTCAATAATGATTACTGGGTATCATTATATGTTGCTTTCTCTAAAGAGAATGTAGATAAATTATTACTCTCGAATGCAAGTTCTGATTCTATTGACAATACGACAGCTGTTCCATTATAA